In Drosophila teissieri strain GT53w chromosome 2R, Prin_Dtei_1.1, whole genome shotgun sequence, the following proteins share a genomic window:
- the LOC122613427 gene encoding complex I assembly factor ACAD9, mitochondrial, whose product MRPNLFSGASRLLTCSRNGKLLTRGRSTKATSSSLDAQHQDAATTEGGRSESVEESPEQQQKLPTREPLAKNFFIGVVDKELLAYPEVIPRDEMAQLENSLLPLKNYFGEPRETEETSPETLRQLGLYGLNVSTDFEGKGFGWSASLMASEPDSTDINVTLGLQTHRVVVDLLKEVGTPLQQQRYLQDLATGKLVGTEAIYEISPPEEDYFSTQAEFVQETGKWQLNGEKSFVICTPGERQLFLVLAQTQQPSVPGALGRGTTIFLVDSQQEGVRLGEKHATFGTRKAEIRRVHFDHVKLGADQVVGLPHDGNRYSEQLVRSSRLRGSLVGVSLAKKLLNELAQYTVGTTQCGVQLQDLELPRIHMSRAMCSVYAMESMLYLTAGLLDEFRAQDVTLETAITKYYTLRQLYAIASQNLGLVGPKSLLGGEATELGLRDAAQLCTQGESLDTLGMFIALTGLQHAGQAMNTGVRKSRNPLFHPGHIFAKFLDTNSIDNPKTKMQLSEHVHPSLEAASQCIEQSVARLQMAVELMFTKHGNAVVERQSEMQRLAEVGTLIYAMWASVARASRSYCIGLPLADHELLTATAICSEGRDRVRTLCQEIYGGHFVNNDNTLVRLSKQVAKSKGYFAVHPLTFNF is encoded by the exons ATGCGGCCCAATTTGTTTTCCGGCGCCTCGCGGCTCTTGACATGCAGCCGGAATGGAAAACTTCTGACTCGGGGAAGGAGCACCAAGGCCACCTCCAGCAGCCTGGACGCACAGCACCAGGATGCGGCGACCACAGAGGGAGGAAGATCGGAATCCGTGGAGGAGTcgccggagcagcagcaaaaactgCCCACCAGGGAGCCACTGGCCAAGAACTTCTTCATCGGGGTCGTGGACAAGGAGCTGCTGGCCTATCCGGAGGTGATACCCCGGGATGAGATGGCCCAGCTGGAGAATTCCCTGCTGCCGCTGAAGAACTACTTCGGGGAGCCCCGGGAAACGGAGGAGACCTCCCCGGAGACTCTGCGCCAGCTGGGACTCTATGGACTAAATGTGTCCACAGATTTCGAGGGCAAAGGCTTTGGCTGGAGTGCCAGTCTGATGGCCAGTGAGCCGGATTCAACGGATATCAATGTAACCCTGGGCCTACAAACGCATCGCGTGGTCGTGGATCTTCTGAAGGAGGTGGGAACTCCGCTGCAACAGCAGAGGTATCTCCAGGACTTGGCCACTGGCAAACTGGTTGGCACCGAGGCTATATATGAGATCTCTCCACCCGAGGAGGACTACTTCAGCACCCAAGCAGAGTTTGTGCAAGAAACCGGAAAGTGGCAGCTCAATGGCGAAAAATCTTTTGTAATCTGCACACCCGGCGAGCGGCAGCTTTTCCTGGTCCTGGCCCAAACCCAACAGCCGAGTGTGCCGGGAGCTTTGGGCCGTGGCACAACCATCTTCCTGGTTGATTCCCAGCAGGAAGGAGTGCGCCTGGGCGAAAAGCACGCCACATTCGGTACCCGGAAAGCGGAAATCAGGCGTGTGCACTTCGACCACGTTAAATTGGGAGCGGATCAGGTGGTGGGCTTACCCCACGACGGCAACCGGTACTCGGAGCAGCTGGTGCGATCCTCCCGCTTGAGGGGCAGCCTGGTGGGCGTGTCGTTGGCCAAGAAACTGCTAAACGAATTGGCCCAGTACACTGTGGGCACCACTCAGTGTGGAGTCCAACTCCA GGACCTAGAGCTCCCCCGCATCCACATGTCGCGAGCAATGTGCTCCGTCTATGCGATGGAGAGCATGCTCTACTTGACCGCCGGCTTGCTGGATGAGTTCCGTGCCCAGGATGTGACTCTGGAGACTGCCATAACGAAGTACTACACCCTGCGACAGCTGTACGCCATTGCCTCCCAGAACCTCGGACTCGTGGGACCCAAGAGTCTGCTTGGCGGCGAGGCCACGGAGCTGGGACTACGAGATGCAGCGCAGCTGTGCACGCAAGGTGAATCCCTGGACACCTTGGGCATGTTCATTGCCCTGACCGGATTGCAGCATGCGGGG CAAGCCATGAATACGGGCGTGCGAAAGTCCAGAAATCCCCTCTTCCATCCTGGCCACATTTTTGCCAAGTTCCTGGACACCAACAGCATCGACAATCCCAAGACCAAGATGCAGCTTTCGGAGCACGTGCATCCTTCCCTAGAGGCGGCTTCCCAGTGCATTGAGCAGTCAGTGGCGCGTCTCCAAATGGCTGTGGAGCTGATGTTCACCAAGCACGGAAACGCGGTGGTGGAGCGGCAAAGTGAAATGCAGCGCCTGGCGGAGGTGGGCACCCTTATCTATGCCATGTGGGCCAGTGTGGCGAGGGCTTCCCGATCCTACTGCATTGGACTTCCGCTGGCGGATCATGAGCTGCTCACGGCCACAGCGATTTGCTCGGAGGGCAGGGATCGCGTCCGCACCCTGTGCCAGGAGATCTACGGCGGTCATTTCGTGAACAACGACAACACCCTGGTGCGACTCTCCAAACAAGTTGCCAAGAGCAAGGGCTACTTCGCCGTGCATCCGCTGACATTTAACTTCTAA